Part of the Elgaria multicarinata webbii isolate HBS135686 ecotype San Diego chromosome 5, rElgMul1.1.pri, whole genome shotgun sequence genome, AAGTTTATCTTATTTTATATCTCTTTTTAGGAACCTTTGGGTCGCAAACTCTGGCACTAAGCTCCTGTGTAGATTTGGATTCAAGAGTAATAAACATCCAAAGAATTGCTGACTATGAAACACAAACCAGACCAATAAAAGCTGTGATGTAAGTATCTAACTTTCAACTCCAAATAGTGTACACATCTGTAAAACAAATGTTTCATCCAACCAGAAAAATGGAAGGAGAAAATAGAGCTCACATTGGAAGGGGTGTAAGCAAGTGGGTGTGTGGTAGAGAAGGCTCAGTTTTGTTTAGGGAAATGATTGCCCCATAATGTAGAGAACTATAGTCTTCTTGGTATAGATTTAACCTTCTTCACTACCCCATGCCCTCACTGAGTAGTACAAAATGAGAGTGGGTAGGTCAGTGTGGAAGGAGAAAACAGGATATATGAAGACTGCTATGCCCATTTCAGATAAATTCCAAAaggggatttaaaaaaacacccagccaAAACTCAGACCCACAATTGGTTTCTCAAAGTCCAGATCTTGATGGCAACCACTGTCATGCATGTATGACCTCTCCCAGAGACAGAAGTCAGAACTGTATTCCCCATGTCAAAGTATAGGATTCTCATAACTAAGATATATTAGTGACGACATGTGCAATGAAGCCGTAGATTCcagccctctccaacctggtgccctccaggtgtgttggactgcaatttccataattcccagccagcatggctaatgcagTATAATGTACATTATGTAGTACTAATTCCATGTTTCGTTTCATAACCACCTGGTTGACCAAACAGAGGAGCATACTAGAAATTAACTCTAGCTTTCACATGTAACCAGCTAATTTAAAATGAACGTGACACCATTTACGGTGAAAAGCATTCATCATTTCAGCTTCCAATATATTAGCGACATATATTACAATAGAAATGTTAGTTTTATATTTCTTCACAGAAATATGAaccataacatttatttgatttaaAGAAGATAAACTTAGCAAcactttttattcttttgtagatTCATCACCAAAAGTGGTGTGAAGGTCTGTGTACCACATAATCTTCCATGGGTGAAGAGACACATCAACAAGCTGAAGCGAAGGAcgactaaaaaacaaaaaataataacacCTAGACCTAAGGCTGTGACCGGCTAAACTATCAACTCATCAGTAGCGGCTCATAACATTTGCTAATTGTTGACTGGAAATGAAGCTTCTGAACCAATGAAGTTTCACTGGAATCTATTTATCCATTAAGGCACAGCAGATTGGATTGTGGTGTCTTTAGTCTTAATtactttgggttgtatccaatgttagtctatcttatgttccattcatttcaacgggtctagcCTAAGTAGGtttaactttggatacaaccctttatttagttatttgtaAGAACAAAGAAGGCATATCATTCAATATTTTTTCAATTGTAGCTGTTTTAAGTGCCTTGGgtgtatttattaaaaaattcccCTTTATACTCTATCATGGTCTTATTATATCTCTGGTTTATAAAGTCCTTCGAACAGATGAATTTCATGTGATGTTATATTGTATATAATTTATCGTTCTACTTTTAAGGTTGGTTTAGTGCTTCCTGTGTTTAAGAAAACAATAATGAATATACCAACATAAACCTTGGGAGTTAAATGGTGGtggttgggaaggggggagaaaaccctagaaacaacaacaatgggaatCTGGACATCTAGAACAACCCATTTGTATTTCAAAGTCATGATTGTCCCATCTATTCATTGTTTGATGCAAGACAACTAGGAAAATCTTATGGATATATAATACTGTATCTTACTTCGATGCATTTATCTTCCTAATTGTATAGGTTTTCATTTCCTTAATCTTTTGAGGGTGTTTCTATAAGGATTGtcttcaggttgttgtttttttataaaaaaaattaaaactgattaaCTTCTCATCATCGGAACTAAAGTAAATGTTTCAGTAATTCAATACAGATGACAAAGTGGGAATATTTAAGGAAGACAGCAGGTTCCTTTTGATTAAAAAGAATGACTTTAAAATAATGTGTTGTTTTGAAGATCATATTAAATGGTTGAATGAGGAGAACCTTCCTTGTGGTTCTTTGACTTCAAACCAGACATGGATTGGACATGCACAGGTAGATGTGAATCTGTCTACATATATAGTTAATCTATGGCTATCCTCAATTTACACGTGTGTAAACAGCATTCCAGCCCAAAGTATACTTGTCAagccatttcagttcattttttgaaccaagcagaatatggattgaatccagacttaggcaggatctacactactgctttaaaatggcttaaaACAGTATTgataacagttggggcccataaaactccatatacagttttcaaaccattttcaaagtgttatatcctgcttggtatagatttggccatagtcatgcttagagcagatccagtaaaatcaatgggacttaagttagccatgactaatatctcattgattttaatgagactCC contains:
- the LOC134399561 gene encoding lymphotactin-like; translation: MKLYVAAILAISFLENFKVFIFKGTFGSQTLALSSCVDLDSRVINIQRIADYETQTRPIKAVIFITKSGVKVCVPHNLPWVKRHINKLKRRTTKKQKIITPRPKAVTG